A single Nostoc sp. PCC 7107 DNA region contains:
- a CDS encoding VOC family protein codes for MQITQSLHTAILVTDLERSEHFYSQVLGFSKIDRSLKYPGVWYQVGNYQLHLIVAATTPTDNPNEKWGRNPHIAFAVADLEQAKQELLSHNYSIQASASGRPAIFTQDPDGNVIEISQQ; via the coding sequence ATGCAGATAACTCAGAGCCTTCATACAGCTATTCTCGTTACTGATTTAGAACGTTCCGAACACTTTTACAGCCAAGTGTTGGGATTTTCAAAAATTGACCGATCCCTCAAATATCCTGGTGTATGGTATCAAGTCGGCAACTATCAATTACACCTAATAGTCGCAGCAACAACACCAACCGATAACCCAAACGAAAAATGGGGACGTAATCCCCACATTGCTTTTGCAGTAGCCGATTTAGAACAAGCTAAACAAGAACTGCTCAGTCACAATTATTCTATTCAAGCGAGTGCCTCTGGTCGTCCTGCCATCTTTACTCAAGATCCTGATGGAAATGTGATTGAGATCAGTCAGCAGTGA